A segment of the Deinococcus radiopugnans ATCC 19172 genome:
CAGCCGCACCGCAGCGCCGAAGCGGCGGCGGCGCAACCCGTCCTCGATGGTGGCGAGCAGATCCTCGGCCTCTTCCTCCTCGAACTCGTAATCGGTGTTGCGGGTCACGCGGAAAACGTGGGCGGCCAGCACCTCGCGGCCCTTGAACAGCTCGCCGATGTGGGCAGCGATCACGTCCTCGAGCATCAGCAGGGCGTCGCCGATCACCACCACGCGCGGCAGCACGCCCACCGGCACCTTGACCCGCGCGAAATCGGTGTCCTCGCTGCCCCCGCCGCGCAGCAGGATCGCCAGGTTCAGGCTCAGGTTGCTCAGGTACGGAAACGGGTGGCTGGGATCCACCACCAGCGGCGTCAGCACCGGCTGAATTTCCGCCAGATAGTGTTCGCGCAGGCTGGCGCGGGCGCGTTTGCCCAGATCGGCCACGCGCGTCAGCTTGACGCCCTCGTCCAGCAGCAGTTTCAGCACCTTGCGGGTGGTCTTCTCGATCTCGCGCAGCATGCCCTGCGTCCGCTCACGCACCAGCGCCAGCGTCTCGCGCGGGGCCAGACCGTCCAGTCCCGGCGTGTTCACCCCCGCCGCGATCTGGCGGTGGATGCCCGCCACGCGCACCATGAAGAACTCATCGAGGTTGCTGCCGCAGATGGCCGCGTACTTCAGCCGTTCCAGCGGCGGGTTGCGCACGTCGCGGGCCTCGGCCAGCACCCGCTCGTTGAAGGCCAGCCACGACAGCTCGCGGTTCAGGTAGCGACTTTCCGGGTTCGCCACCGTGCTGTGCGTGCGCGTCTCGCCCAGCCCTTCCGGCTCCGGTTTCTTGCGGCGGCGCCTGGCTTTGGCCGGCGGGGCTTCGGTCAGGACGGCGGACGGTTTGGCGCGGGACACAGAGAAAGCTCCTTTGGGTGGGGGGAGGGCTGGGCCTTGATCCGCCCCACAAAGGGAGGCCGGGTCAATCAGGCGGTGGTCAGGGCATTAAAGCACCGATCCGCGTGAGTGACCCGGCATTCAGCTTGATGGTTTATGGGGGGAAGGCCTGAAGGTCTCAAAGTCTGAATGCCGGTAGAACGAGGTGTTTGGCGTTCAGACCTTCAGACCCATCTACACCCGCTTGAACAGCAACGCCGCGTTCTGCCCGCCGAAGGCGAACGAGTTGCTCAGCACGTAGTCCACCTGCTGTTCGCGGGCGCCTTCGGGGATGTAGTCCAGATCCAGCGCGGGATCGGGATCGGTCAGGTTGATGGTGGGGGGCAGGATGCCGTCTCTGAGCGCCTGCGCCACGGCAATCGCCTCGATGGCCCCGGCCGCGCCCAGCAGGTGCCCGGTCATGGACTTGGTGGAGCTGACCGCCAGCTTCTTGGCATGATCGCCGAACACGTGCTTGATGCCCTGCGTCTCGTACAGGTCATTGAAGTGCGTGCTGGTGCCGTGCGCGTTGATGTAGCCCACCTGCTCGGGGTTGACCCCCGCCGTGTTTAGGGCCATGCGCATCGCCACCTGCGCGCCGCGCCCTTCCGGGGCGGGCATGGTGATGTGGTGCGCGTCGGCGCTGGTGCCGTAGCCGACGATCTCGGCGTAGATGGTGGCCCCGCGCGCCTTCGCTTTTTCATACTCTTCCAGAATTACGATGCCCGCGCCCTCACCCAGCACGAAGCCGTCGCGGGTGGCGCTGAAGGGACGGCTGGCGGTTTCGGGCGAGTCGTTGCGGGTGGACAGCGCCTTCATATTGGAAAAACCGCCCACGGCGATGCGGGTCACGGCGGCCTCGGTGCCGCCGGCGATCATCACGTCGGCCAGCCCCAGCTGAATGTAGCGCGCCGCGTCGCCAATCGAGCCGGTGCCGGTGGCGCAGGCGGTGACCACGGTGCTGCTCGGCCCGGTGGCGCCGAATTTCATGGCGACGTGCCCGGTCGCCATGTTGGCGATCATCATGGGAATGAACATCGGGCTGATGCGCCCCGGCCCGCGTTCGTGCAGCACCCCGGCCTGATCCTCGAAGGTCTTGACCCCGCCGATACCGCTGCCCACCACCGTGCCGACGCGCTCACCGCTCAATTCTTCGGCACTCAGGCCGCTGTCGCGCGCCGCCAGTTCCGCCGCCGTCAGCGCCAGTTGCACGTAGCGGTCCAACTTGCGGGCCTCACGCGGATCGATGAAGTCGTCGAAACTGCCCTTGACCTCGCCCGCGATCTTGCTGGCGGTATCGGAGGCGTCGAAATGCGTGATGGGGCCGATGCCGCTCTTGCCCGCGCGCTGCGCCTCGGCATAGTCCGCCGCCCCCCAGCCGATGGGCGTCACCGGCCCCAGCCCCGTGATCACCACCCGCTTCAGTCCTGAAACGCCCATATTTTCCCTCCTTTCCAGATCAGAAACGGGGCGACGGTATGACCCGCGCCCCGCCCTGACTCACTGCCCTGACTTCGCTTCACGCGTCGCCGGAGCAGGCGCGGTTTACTGCTTGCCCTCGATGTAATCGACGGCGGCCTGCACGGTGCGGATGGTCTCGGCGTCCTCATCGCTGATGGTCACGCCGAACTTGTCTTCCAGACCCATGATCAGCTCCACCGTTTCCAGGCTGTCGGCGCCCAGGTCTTCCACGAAGCGGGCCTCGGGGTTCACCTTGTCCGCGTCCACACCCAGCTTGTCCACAATCACATCTTTCACGTCATCAAAAGTCGCCATGGTTGTTCCTCCTGTCCTTGAAGTGTCCTGCTTGAAATCTGTGCCAGTCTACACGCGCAGGGTGTGAGAGGCCACGTTGTTGAACGGGGTGTAAACGGGAAGTGGCGGTGACCCCACCCTGCCCTCAGACGGTTAATGGGGATTCAGGCCGCCGTCCACCCCAATGGTCTGTCCGGTGATGTACCCGGCCCCCTCGGAGGCCAGGAAGGCCACCAGCGCGGCCACCTCCTCCGGCTGCCCGAAGCGGGCCAGGGGAATGCCCGCCAGATAGCCCTGCTGCACGTCCTCGGTCAGCGCGCCGGTCATGTCCGACTCGATGAAACCGGGGGCCACGGCGTTGACCGTGATGCCGCGCCCGCCGTACTCCTTGGCCAGCGCCTTGGTCAGTCCGATCAGCCCGGCCTTGCTGGCGACGTAGTTGGCCTGCCCCGGATTGCCGGTCAGGCCCACCACGCTGGCGATGTTGACGATGCGGCCAGAGCGGGCGCGCATCATGTGCTTGATGGCCGCCCGGCACGCGACAAACGCGCTGCTGAGGTTGGTCTGGATCACCGTGTCCCAGTCCTCGTCCTTCATGCGGATGGCGAGGCCGTCGCGGGTGATGCCGGCGTTGTTGACCAGCACGTCCAGCCGGCCCATGCCCGCGATCACGTCCTCGACGAGTTTTCCGGCGTTGGCGGGCGTGGTCAGGTCAGCGCCGAACACCTCGGCGCGGACGCCGTGGGCGCGGGCCTCGGCGGCCACCTTTTCGGCCTCGGCGGCGTTGCGGCCGTAATGAACGGCAAGATCAAAGCCGTCTGCGGCCAGTTTCAGGGCCATGGCGCGGCCCAGGCCCCGGCTGCTGCCGGTGACGAGGGCGACTTTGCGGGGTGGGGTGTCGGTCATGGGGTGTCCTTGGTGAGCGTGAACGGGTGGCGGTAGTCGGGCAGGAAGCATTGCCAGGTCCAGGCGGCAGGGGACGTATCGTCGCCGATGGCAAAGCAATTCAGCGGCAGGTCTGCGGCGCCTGACCGTTTCAGGATCAGGCTGGCGGTCTCCGGAACGGGGGTGGTCTGGGCCTGGAGATAGCGGTGGACGGCCCCGCCGATCACGCTGCCGGTCACGGTCAGGCTGTCTCCGTCCAGGAGACCGGTGCCCGCCACTGTGTAGGTCTCAGCCGTGTCGTACGTCGCGCTCAGCTCCAGCCGCAACGTCTGGTCAGAGGCCGTGGTGCCGCTCCAGGCCCCCCGCAGAATGCCCGGGTGGTCTGCGAAGGAGATGGGCGTGGGGGTCAACCCGACTTCCCGGTTGCAGGCCGTGGCCGCTGCAACGACGAGAAGGGCCAGCGCAAGTCTTTTCACGGTAAGGCATTGTCCCCGGTGCCCGTCGGCGATGCAACCGGGGTCAGCCGCGCCCGCACGCCGCCCTCGTGGTGACGGTTGTGCAGCAGCGTGAACAGCAGCATCTCGCGCACGGACAGCACGCCCAGCACCGGATGGGGCATGGCCCAGGCGTCCAGCTCGGCATCTGTCCAGCCTGTCAGTGCGTCGCTCACCCCGGTCAGCGAGGCCCGGTACCGTTCCACCAACTCTGTCTGGGTGCCTTCCGGCTGCGGCAGCCAGCGCCCGAACGCCCTGGCGCCAGAGGAGAGGGCGGCGCGGTACTCGGCCTCGATTTCGGCGGAACTTCTGCGGTGGTGTTCCGGCGGCAGCGGCTGAAGTCGGTCACGCGCCGCACCCAGCCCACCCGCCACCGGCCGATTGGAGCGGATCAGGTGATCGAGGTGATGCGCCGCGCCCCACTGCTCAGCCGTGCCAGTCCAGAATGTTCTGTCGTCCAGACCCGCAAAAGACCCGCCGATCTCGTCGGCCGCCCCGGCAAAGGCCGGGAGCAGCTCAGCGCGGGAAGAGGGCGCGGTCACGCCAGTCACAGCCCGAACGCCTCCACGTCGGCCGCCGTGCCCATCTGGATGGTCTTCGCACCCGGCACGATGCGCCCCACCAGCCCGCCCAATACTTTGCCGGGGCCGAACTCGATGAAGGTGTCCACGCCCATACCGGCCAGCGCCTTGATGGTTTCCACCCAGCGCACGGCGCCCGTGATCTGGCGTTCCAGCAGTTCCGGCACGCGCTGGGGATCGTCATTCAATTCAGCCGTGACGTTCGCCAGCACCGGAAAGGCAAACGGGCCGTAAGCCGCCGCCTGCAAATCAGGCGAGAGGCCCTCCGCTGCCGGGGCCATTAAAGCGCAGTGAAACGGGGCGCTGACCTTCAGAGGGATGGCTTTCAGGCCGCGCGCCTTCAGCGTGGCGCTGGCCGTCGCCACCGCGTCCGCCGTCCCGCTGATCACCGTCTGGGTGGGGGCGTTGAAGTTGGCGGGCTGCACGCCGTCCAGGCCGCCGCAGACCTCAGCCACCACCGCCGGATCGCCCATGATGGCGCTCATGGCCCCGTCGCCGGGGGCCACGGCCTGCTGCATCAGCGTGCCGCGCTGACGGGTCAGGCGCAGGGCGTCGGCCAGAGACAGCACGCCGGCGGCCACCAGGGCGCTGTATTCGCCCAAGCTGTGTCCAGCAGCCACCATCGGCGTCAGGCTGGTCTTGTCCTGCCACGCGCGGTAGGCGGCCACACTCGCCGCCACCAGGGCCGGCTGCTGGTTGGCGGTCAGGGTCAGGTCTTCCAGTGGGCCGGTTTCAATCAGGGCGCGCAGGCCCGGCAGCGTTTGCTCGGCCTCGGCGTACACACTTTCGGCCACGGGAAAGGCGGCGGCCAGATCGGCGCCCATGCCCACCGCGTGCGAACCCTGGCCGGGAAACAGGGCGGCTATTTTCGGGCTGCTCATGCGCCCACCTCGGTCAGCGCGGCGGCTTTCGCCTGCAGGCTGGGCGCGCCGCCCCACCATTTCATCGTTCCGGCCACCCAGCTCAGGCCGCCGCCGAAGGCGATCAGCAGCAGTTGCTGGCCGTCACCTATGCGCCCGTCGTCCACCGCCTCACGCAGGGCCAGCGGCACCGTGGCGCTGGAGGTGTTGCCGTAGCGGTCCAGATTGACCACCGTCTTGCTCATGGGAATGCCGAAGCGCTCCACGGCCGCCTCGATGATCCGCACGTTGGCCTGATGCGGAATCACCCAGTCCACGTCCGCGCTGGTCAGCCCGCTCTTTTGCAGCACCTTCTGGCCGCTGTCGCCCAGCACGCGCACCGCGAATTTGAAGACCTCGCGCCCGTTCATGCCGACGCTCTCGCCCATCTCGAAGCCGCCGGGCAGTCTGGGGGCCACGCAGCGCAGGTACAGGCTGGGTCCCCCCGCGCCGTCCGCGCCCATGATGAACTCCTGAAAGCCCAGCCCCCCCGGCACCGGCCCCACCACCGCCGCGCCCGCGCCGTCGCCGAACAGAATGGCTGTGCCCCGGTCCTGCTGGTCCACGATCTTGCTCAGGACCTCGGCCCCCACCACCAGCACGCGCCGCGCCGTTCCGGACTGAATCAGGCCCGAGGCCACGCTCAGGGCGTACACGAAACCGCT
Coding sequences within it:
- a CDS encoding DinB family protein encodes the protein MTGVTAPSSRAELLPAFAGAADEIGGSFAGLDDRTFWTGTAEQWGAAHHLDHLIRSNRPVAGGLGAARDRLQPLPPEHHRRSSAEIEAEYRAALSSGARAFGRWLPQPEGTQTELVERYRASLTGVSDALTGWTDAELDAWAMPHPVLGVLSVREMLLFTLLHNRHHEGGVRARLTPVASPTGTGDNALP
- a CDS encoding beta-ketoacyl-ACP synthase III gives rise to the protein MSAFPPRPSIGITALGSHAPERIVTNADFEAYMDTNAEWIESRTGIRQRHFAAPDEYTSDMGVGAVRDMLSRDPDALKEVDAVICATVSPDALMPSTAALIAMQVGLAGAAAFDLSTACSGFVYALSVASGLIQSGTARRVLVVGAEVLSKIVDQQDRGTAILFGDGAGAAVVGPVPGGLGFQEFIMGADGAGGPSLYLRCVAPRLPGGFEMGESVGMNGREVFKFAVRVLGDSGQKVLQKSGLTSADVDWVIPHQANVRIIEAAVERFGIPMSKTVVNLDRYGNTSSATVPLALREAVDDGRIGDGQQLLLIAFGGGLSWVAGTMKWWGGAPSLQAKAAALTEVGA
- the fabF gene encoding beta-ketoacyl-ACP synthase II, yielding MGVSGLKRVVITGLGPVTPIGWGAADYAEAQRAGKSGIGPITHFDASDTASKIAGEVKGSFDDFIDPREARKLDRYVQLALTAAELAARDSGLSAEELSGERVGTVVGSGIGGVKTFEDQAGVLHERGPGRISPMFIPMMIANMATGHVAMKFGATGPSSTVVTACATGTGSIGDAARYIQLGLADVMIAGGTEAAVTRIAVGGFSNMKALSTRNDSPETASRPFSATRDGFVLGEGAGIVILEEYEKAKARGATIYAEIVGYGTSADAHHITMPAPEGRGAQVAMRMALNTAGVNPEQVGYINAHGTSTHFNDLYETQGIKHVFGDHAKKLAVSSTKSMTGHLLGAAGAIEAIAVAQALRDGILPPTINLTDPDPALDLDYIPEGAREQQVDYVLSNSFAFGGQNAALLFKRV
- the acpP gene encoding acyl carrier protein; translation: MATFDDVKDVIVDKLGVDADKVNPEARFVEDLGADSLETVELIMGLEDKFGVTISDEDAETIRTVQAAVDYIEGKQ
- the fabD gene encoding ACP S-malonyltransferase, with amino-acid sequence MSSPKIAALFPGQGSHAVGMGADLAAAFPVAESVYAEAEQTLPGLRALIETGPLEDLTLTANQQPALVAASVAAYRAWQDKTSLTPMVAAGHSLGEYSALVAAGVLSLADALRLTRQRGTLMQQAVAPGDGAMSAIMGDPAVVAEVCGGLDGVQPANFNAPTQTVISGTADAVATASATLKARGLKAIPLKVSAPFHCALMAPAAEGLSPDLQAAAYGPFAFPVLANVTAELNDDPQRVPELLERQITGAVRWVETIKALAGMGVDTFIEFGPGKVLGGLVGRIVPGAKTIQMGTAADVEAFGL
- the fabG gene encoding 3-oxoacyl-[acyl-carrier-protein] reductase, yielding MTDTPPRKVALVTGSSRGLGRAMALKLAADGFDLAVHYGRNAAEAEKVAAEARAHGVRAEVFGADLTTPANAGKLVEDVIAGMGRLDVLVNNAGITRDGLAIRMKDEDWDTVIQTNLSSAFVACRAAIKHMMRARSGRIVNIASVVGLTGNPGQANYVASKAGLIGLTKALAKEYGGRGITVNAVAPGFIESDMTGALTEDVQQGYLAGIPLARFGQPEEVAALVAFLASEGAGYITGQTIGVDGGLNPH